One segment of Pseudanabaena sp. PCC 6802 DNA contains the following:
- a CDS encoding Uma2 family endonuclease: MTTLTTKYTLPEYFEREVRSETKNEYIDGEIVPMTGGTPNHNTLVVNLLSLLYAALQEYPYRVFVTDQRLWIPNKRVATYPDLMVVAEPIAYQEGRKDTLINPILIVEVLSPSTAGYDRGDKFAAYRTICTFSEYLLVAQDRMYVEYFQRQGDRWISSTYENETTLSLMEMKAKISTTAIYNKINFDLETEELEEEINKNL, translated from the coding sequence ATGACTACTTTAACCACGAAATATACTTTGCCAGAATATTTTGAACGAGAGGTGCGCTCGGAAACCAAAAATGAATATATTGACGGGGAAATTGTACCCATGACGGGCGGTACGCCGAATCACAACACTTTGGTAGTTAATCTACTGTCGTTGCTTTATGCTGCATTGCAGGAATATCCCTACCGCGTTTTTGTGACCGACCAACGCCTGTGGATTCCCAATAAACGTGTCGCTACTTATCCTGACCTGATGGTGGTTGCCGAGCCAATCGCCTACCAAGAAGGTCGCAAAGATACCCTGATTAATCCCATTTTAATCGTTGAGGTGCTATCCCCATCCACAGCCGGATACGATCGCGGCGATAAGTTTGCTGCCTATCGCACTATTTGCACCTTCAGCGAATATCTCCTGGTGGCTCAGGATCGGATGTATGTGGAGTATTTTCAGAGGCAAGGCGATCGCTGGATCTCCTCCACCTATGAGAATGAGACTACACTCTCTTTAATGGAAATGAAGGCGAAAATCTCTACAACTGCAATATACAACAAAATTAATTTCGACCTCGAAACTGAGGAACTAGAAGAAGAGATAAACAAGAATCTCTAA
- the miaA gene encoding tRNA (adenosine(37)-N6)-dimethylallyltransferase MiaA: MLIVICGATATGKSGLAMALAERLGTEIISADSRQVYREFDVGTAKPSERDRQKIKHHLIDICAPTETLTVADYQMQAQAAIANLHSQNRIPLLVGGTGLYVRSVVKGMKIPHVAPQMELRSQLATWGQNSCYQMLQQVDPISATLIHANDAVRTLRALEVFYVTGIPISAQQGEAPPDYPILQIGLDCQSNLLLQRISQRTEQMLADGWLEEVRYLNQKYGEGLPLLHTLGYKEMQQHLAGKISLSEATAQTILHTRQFAKRQRTWFRGDRQVEWFELDDGDRLDRHHLLERIWERIAQFVQANQRSSCVN, translated from the coding sequence ATGCTGATTGTAATCTGCGGGGCTACGGCAACCGGAAAATCTGGCCTCGCTATGGCTTTAGCCGAGCGCTTGGGTACCGAAATTATTAGCGCCGACTCCAGACAGGTTTACCGCGAATTTGATGTCGGCACGGCAAAACCGTCAGAGCGCGATCGCCAAAAAATTAAGCATCATCTCATCGATATTTGCGCTCCCACCGAGACGCTCACTGTAGCCGATTATCAAATGCAGGCTCAGGCTGCGATCGCCAATTTACACTCTCAAAACCGCATTCCTCTGCTAGTTGGAGGAACCGGGCTGTACGTGCGCTCTGTGGTGAAAGGGATGAAAATTCCCCACGTTGCGCCTCAGATGGAATTGCGATCGCAACTAGCCACATGGGGACAGAACTCTTGCTATCAGATGCTACAGCAGGTCGATCCCATCTCTGCTACTCTAATTCATGCTAACGATGCGGTCAGAACGCTGCGGGCATTAGAAGTATTTTATGTTACAGGCATTCCTATCTCTGCCCAGCAAGGTGAAGCCCCACCCGATTATCCAATTTTACAAATTGGTCTGGACTGCCAAAGCAACCTCTTGCTCCAAAGGATTAGCCAGCGCACAGAGCAAATGCTCGCTGATGGTTGGTTAGAGGAAGTGAGATATCTCAATCAGAAATATGGTGAAGGCTTACCATTGCTACATACTCTTGGCTACAAAGAAATGCAACAGCACCTGGCAGGGAAAATTTCCTTATCGGAAGCAACAGCACAAACCATTTTGCATACCCGTCAATTTGCCAAGCGCCAACGCACTTGGTTTCGGGGCGATCGGCAAGTTGAATGGTTTGAATTAGATGATGGCGATCGCCTCGATCGCCATCATCTTTTAGAGAGAATTTGGGAACGGATCGCCCAGTTCGTCCAGGCAAATCAACGATCGTCTTGCGTTAATTAG
- a CDS encoding inorganic diphosphatase, translated as MDLSRIPAQPKPGLLNVLIEIPAGSKNKYEFDKDLNAFALDRVLYASVQYPYDYGFVPNTLADDGDPLDGMVMMDQPTFPGCVIAARPIGMLVMIDGGDRDEKILCVPDKDPRYANVKSIDDIAPHRLDEIAEFFRTYKNLEKKVTDIKGWQGLDAVEAIVNQCVEAGKAK; from the coding sequence ATGGATCTATCTCGCATTCCCGCCCAACCCAAGCCCGGACTCTTGAACGTATTAATTGAGATTCCTGCTGGTAGCAAGAATAAGTACGAATTTGACAAAGATCTCAATGCCTTTGCGCTCGATCGCGTTTTGTATGCCTCTGTACAATACCCCTACGATTATGGCTTCGTGCCGAATACGCTAGCTGATGATGGCGATCCGCTTGACGGCATGGTTATGATGGATCAGCCCACTTTCCCAGGCTGCGTGATTGCGGCGCGACCAATTGGCATGCTGGTCATGATTGATGGTGGCGATCGCGACGAGAAAATTCTCTGCGTTCCTGATAAAGATCCCCGCTATGCCAATGTCAAGTCGATTGACGATATTGCCCCCCATCGTTTGGATGAGATTGCCGAGTTTTTCCGCACTTATAAAAATCTGGAGAAAAAGGTGACTGATATCAAAGGTTGGCAGGGTTTGGATGCCGTTGAGGCAATTGTCAACCAGTGTGTGGAAGCTGGAAAAGCCAAATAA
- the miaB gene encoding tRNA (N6-isopentenyl adenosine(37)-C2)-methylthiotransferase MiaB, with protein MTANSRRYHITTFGCQMNKADSERMAGILEGMGFEFTEDPNDANLVLYNTCTIRDNAEQKVYSYLGRQARRKHEQADLTLVVAGCVAQQEGEALLRRVPELDLVMGPQHANRLADLLEQVFAGNQVVATEPIHIMEDITKPRRDSQVSAWVNVIYGCNERCTYCVVPNVRGVEQSRSPEAIRNEIVELGRQGYKEVTLLGQNIDAYGRDLPGVTPEGRHLHTLTDLLRCVHDVPGIERIRFATSHPRYFTDRLIAACAELPKVCEHFHIPFQSGDNHILKAMARGYTHEKYRRIIHHIRQSMPHAGISADAIVGFPGETEAQFQNTLDLVDEIGFDLLNTAAYSPRPGTPAALWEQQLSDEVKADRLQRLNHLVSIKAAERSQRYLGRIEEVLVEEQNPKDATQMMGRTRGNRITFFAGASELKGQIVKVKITEARAFSLTGHLVEAKLPVSV; from the coding sequence ATGACTGCTAACTCTCGTCGCTACCACATCACTACCTTTGGCTGCCAGATGAATAAAGCCGATTCCGAGCGCATGGCAGGCATACTCGAAGGCATGGGTTTTGAGTTTACCGAAGATCCCAACGATGCCAATCTAGTGCTATACAATACCTGCACGATTCGTGACAATGCCGAACAAAAGGTTTATTCCTATCTGGGCAGACAGGCACGGCGCAAACACGAACAAGCCGATCTAACGCTGGTGGTAGCCGGATGCGTGGCGCAACAGGAGGGTGAAGCATTACTAAGACGGGTACCAGAACTAGATCTAGTTATGGGGCCGCAACACGCCAATCGTCTGGCAGATCTGCTGGAGCAGGTGTTTGCGGGCAATCAGGTGGTGGCAACCGAGCCCATCCACATTATGGAGGACATTACCAAACCCCGCCGCGATAGTCAGGTGTCGGCATGGGTGAATGTCATTTATGGCTGTAACGAACGCTGTACCTATTGCGTTGTCCCTAATGTCCGGGGTGTCGAGCAATCGCGATCGCCAGAAGCCATTCGTAATGAAATTGTAGAACTAGGTCGCCAAGGCTATAAAGAAGTGACGTTACTGGGACAAAATATCGATGCCTATGGGCGCGATTTACCCGGTGTTACGCCAGAGGGTCGTCACCTCCACACGCTTACGGATTTACTGCGATGCGTACACGATGTACCTGGAATCGAGCGGATTCGATTTGCCACCAGCCACCCCCGTTATTTCACCGATCGCCTGATCGCGGCTTGTGCCGAACTGCCAAAGGTTTGCGAGCATTTCCACATTCCCTTCCAGTCCGGTGATAATCACATCCTGAAAGCAATGGCGCGGGGCTATACTCACGAAAAATATCGCCGCATTATCCATCACATTCGGCAATCCATGCCCCACGCAGGGATCAGTGCCGATGCGATCGTGGGTTTCCCAGGCGAGACTGAGGCACAATTCCAAAATACTTTAGATTTAGTCGATGAGATTGGTTTTGACTTGCTCAATACCGCTGCCTATTCGCCTCGACCTGGAACTCCGGCTGCGCTTTGGGAGCAGCAGCTCAGCGACGAAGTAAAAGCCGATCGCTTGCAGCGCCTCAATCACCTCGTATCAATTAAAGCGGCGGAGCGATCGCAGCGCTATCTGGGGCGCATCGAAGAAGTTCTAGTGGAAGAGCAAAATCCCAAAGATGCCACTCAGATGATGGGACGCACGCGAGGCAACCGCATAACTTTCTTTGCTGGGGCATCTGAACTCAAGGGGCAGATCGTCAAAGTGAAAATTACCGAAGCTAGAGCCTTCAGTCTGACTGGACATTTAGTCGAAGCTAAGCTTCCCGTCTCCGTGTAG
- the murI gene encoding glutamate racemase, whose translation MVSEIKRSSYPIGVFDSGVGGLTVLQELNRQLPHESVVYFGDTARLPYGKRTQTEIIEFVQQILVWMQSQQVKMVIMACNTSSALALDALRQEFDFPILGVILPGARAAVKKGRRIGVIATTATVNSEAYVQAISESLAEMQSHAQIWQVACPEFVPLIESNRINDPYTLEVAREYLTPMLAADIDTLVFGCTHYPHLADVFRQILPAHVRFVDPAVSVVRAAAKELEILGLRHTDPRSAISRDLTKFYVSGDPEQFAQISSRWLNKMPTVEKVVLSPVELLS comes from the coding sequence ATGGTTTCAGAAATAAAAAGATCTAGTTACCCTATAGGTGTGTTTGATAGTGGGGTAGGTGGACTCACGGTATTGCAGGAACTTAACCGACAATTACCGCATGAATCTGTAGTGTATTTTGGCGATACAGCCAGGCTTCCCTATGGCAAGCGCACTCAAACTGAAATTATCGAGTTCGTGCAGCAGATACTAGTGTGGATGCAGTCCCAGCAAGTCAAGATGGTAATCATGGCTTGTAACACTAGTTCCGCTTTAGCACTGGACGCTTTGCGTCAGGAGTTTGACTTCCCAATTTTAGGGGTGATCTTGCCTGGGGCAAGGGCAGCAGTAAAAAAGGGAAGGCGCATTGGTGTCATCGCCACGACTGCTACTGTAAACAGCGAAGCTTACGTACAGGCGATCTCAGAAAGCCTGGCAGAAATGCAATCCCACGCTCAGATCTGGCAAGTGGCGTGTCCGGAGTTTGTCCCTCTGATTGAATCGAATCGCATTAACGATCCCTACACTCTAGAGGTGGCAAGGGAATATTTGACCCCCATGCTAGCAGCCGATATTGACACTTTGGTGTTTGGCTGTACCCATTACCCCCATCTAGCAGACGTGTTCAGGCAAATACTTCCAGCTCATGTCCGATTTGTCGATCCTGCGGTCTCCGTCGTACGGGCTGCTGCTAAGGAACTAGAAATTCTGGGCTTGCGTCATACCGACCCTAGGTCTGCAATTAGCCGCGATCTGACTAAATTTTACGTTAGTGGGGATCCAGAACAGTTTGCTCAAATTTCAAGTCGCTGGTTAAATAAGATGCCGACGGTAGAAAAAGTTGTGCTTTCTCCTGTAGAATTGCTTTCCTAA